Proteins encoded together in one Alteribacter keqinensis window:
- a CDS encoding NAD(P)-dependent oxidoreductase, whose product MNILLFGATGRVGNHIIKLAAESSHLYTLFVRSPEKLASPLPPNMRLFQGNAVEKRDVHKALQGQDGVISCLSTDKNNVLSAFTPILCEGMAEQGIKRVITVGTAGILQSRSEPGTFRFLSKESKRKTTIAAQDHLSVYNTFRKTNLDWTIICPTYLPEGEITGLARYEKDMLPIDGSRVTTGDTAAFTYHEFFNQAFVRTRVGLAE is encoded by the coding sequence ATGAATATTTTACTCTTTGGAGCTACCGGAAGAGTTGGAAATCACATTATTAAACTGGCTGCTGAGAGCAGTCACCTTTATACCCTTTTCGTACGCTCACCTGAAAAACTTGCGTCCCCACTTCCTCCTAACATGAGGCTGTTTCAAGGTAATGCCGTTGAAAAAAGGGACGTTCATAAAGCACTTCAGGGACAGGACGGGGTTATTTCCTGTCTTTCAACAGATAAAAATAACGTTTTGTCTGCCTTCACCCCTATTCTTTGTGAGGGAATGGCCGAACAAGGAATAAAGAGGGTCATTACGGTGGGTACAGCAGGGATCCTTCAATCCAGGTCTGAACCAGGTACATTCCGATTTCTATCAAAAGAATCGAAGAGAAAGACAACCATTGCTGCACAGGATCACCTGAGTGTATACAATACTTTCCGTAAAACAAACCTCGATTGGACTATCATCTGTCCTACTTACCTCCCAGAGGGAGAGATAACCGGCCTGGCCCGGTATGAGAAAGACATGCTGCCAATCGATGGCAGCCGGGTCACCACCGGGGATACAGCTGCTTTTACGTATCATGAATTTTTTAACCAGGCATTTGTCAGAACCAGGGTTGGTTTGGCGGAATAA
- a CDS encoding sulfite exporter TauE/SafE family protein: MFEMIEGISAILREPFMNAANRAESIPLLFALLLGLVGALAPCQFSGNLSAITLYGSKSVNHGVSWADSLFYTLGKVVAFTLIGSIVWIVGQEFQRELTQYFPWIRRILGPMLIVIGIYMLGLFTMRWTVRLWKKPGHRSSGKKGKWGAFMLGFSFSLGFCPTMFLLFFMLLMPVTFTSATGFVLPAIFAVGTAIPFLIVIGVISYLGAGGVVMKKGRRLGLIVQRTAGVVMIAIGILDISMFW, encoded by the coding sequence ATGTTTGAAATGATAGAAGGAATCAGTGCCATTTTGAGGGAACCGTTTATGAATGCAGCCAACCGTGCAGAGTCGATTCCCCTTTTATTTGCGTTACTTCTTGGTCTGGTGGGGGCTCTTGCTCCATGCCAGTTCTCAGGGAACCTGAGTGCGATCACTCTTTACGGATCAAAATCTGTAAATCACGGTGTTTCTTGGGCAGACTCTTTATTTTATACATTGGGAAAAGTCGTTGCATTTACCTTGATTGGAAGCATTGTCTGGATAGTGGGTCAGGAATTCCAAAGGGAGTTGACTCAGTATTTTCCATGGATCCGGCGTATTCTAGGCCCGATGCTTATTGTAATCGGTATTTATATGCTTGGGTTGTTCACAATGAGGTGGACGGTGAGGCTGTGGAAAAAGCCAGGTCATCGATCCAGTGGGAAAAAGGGGAAATGGGGTGCGTTTATGCTCGGTTTCAGCTTTTCTCTCGGTTTCTGTCCGACAATGTTTTTGTTGTTTTTCATGCTGCTTATGCCTGTAACGTTTACGAGTGCCACAGGATTTGTTCTTCCTGCCATATTTGCAGTAGGGACAGCCATCCCATTTCTTATTGTAATCGGGGTCATCTCCTACCTGGGAGCAGGTGGTGTTGTGATGAAAAAAGGAAGACGCCTCGGCCTTATTGTGCAGCGCACAGCAGGTGTAGTGATGATTGCCATCGGAATTCTGGACATCTCGATGTTTTGGTAA
- a CDS encoding transcription repressor NadR: protein MPKKWLGEERRNKIHTMLKAAGSPLTGTQLADRMNVSRQVIVQDISLLKAREIPVMATSQGYVLVDREPGSPNHRVVACCHKPDQTKDELFLLVDHGITVKDVTVEHPVYGDLTASIMVSNRVEAEKFVAKIEANNASYLSELTDGVHLHTLEAPSPELLEEAIEALAKEGFLLNE, encoded by the coding sequence ATGCCAAAAAAATGGCTCGGGGAAGAACGCAGAAACAAAATTCACACCATGCTTAAAGCGGCCGGCAGTCCTTTAACAGGTACACAGCTTGCTGACAGGATGAATGTAAGCCGCCAGGTTATTGTCCAGGATATCTCCTTACTTAAAGCAAGGGAAATTCCCGTCATGGCAACTTCCCAGGGGTACGTCCTGGTAGACCGGGAACCCGGTTCTCCAAACCACCGGGTTGTTGCCTGCTGTCATAAACCTGACCAGACGAAGGACGAGCTTTTTCTTCTCGTCGACCACGGAATAACAGTTAAGGATGTCACAGTCGAGCACCCCGTCTACGGTGATCTGACTGCCTCCATAATGGTAAGCAACCGCGTAGAGGCAGAGAAATTCGTTGCAAAGATTGAAGCGAATAATGCCTCCTATTTGTCAGAACTGACCGACGGTGTCCACCTTCATACTCTTGAAGCACCGAGCCCTGAGCTTTTGGAAGAAGCGATTGAGGCCCTGGCTAAAGAAGGGTTTCTCCTTAATGAGTAG
- a CDS encoding cysteine desulfurase family protein, with protein MIFLDHASTTPMSQTALAVYHETASRFYGNTASLHEGGYGASQIYEASKKAVAGALGADPSEVYFTGGGTEANDRAIRSLTAPYKGKDKHVITTKIEHPSVLSSVELLKENGFSVTFLDVDKDGRVPLSVVIEAIQEDTVLASIQHGNSEIGTIQDIKEISHICHAKGVLFHTDAVQTFGKVPIDVKELNVDALSVSAHKLYGPKGVGAVYIKEGVNWQELDYFTSPSHERGFRPGTANTPGIAAFAKAVLDCDPVKAEDELHRLREFFIKCLKARVPNAVIEGHNTSVCPHIAGFRLPGIEGQYIMLTLDRYGICVSTGSACQVAKQEASHVLSSIGKSEQESREFVRLSVGLSTSKEDLIRAVEVISTITKRTEEDSDAKKMARGRTQKQNSHHA; from the coding sequence GTGATTTTTTTAGATCATGCTTCAACAACACCGATGAGCCAGACCGCACTGGCTGTCTATCACGAAACAGCCTCCCGATTTTATGGGAATACAGCAAGCCTTCATGAGGGTGGTTACGGGGCCTCGCAAATCTATGAAGCTTCCAAAAAGGCAGTTGCAGGAGCACTGGGAGCAGACCCATCAGAGGTTTATTTTACAGGGGGCGGTACAGAAGCCAACGACAGAGCGATTCGTTCTCTCACGGCCCCTTATAAGGGAAAAGACAAGCATGTGATCACGACAAAGATTGAACACCCCTCCGTCTTATCTTCTGTTGAATTGCTTAAGGAAAACGGGTTTTCTGTTACTTTTCTTGATGTGGACAAAGATGGCAGGGTCCCCCTTTCTGTTGTTATTGAAGCAATCCAGGAAGATACGGTTCTCGCTTCTATTCAGCACGGAAACTCTGAAATCGGGACAATTCAGGACATAAAGGAGATTAGTCACATTTGTCATGCAAAAGGGGTTTTATTTCACACGGATGCCGTACAGACTTTTGGAAAAGTGCCCATAGATGTAAAGGAGTTAAACGTGGATGCTCTCAGTGTTTCCGCACATAAATTGTACGGTCCAAAAGGTGTAGGTGCAGTATACATAAAAGAAGGTGTGAACTGGCAGGAACTCGATTACTTTACAAGCCCCTCACACGAAAGAGGGTTTCGTCCCGGAACGGCAAATACACCAGGGATTGCGGCATTTGCCAAAGCCGTTCTGGATTGTGACCCGGTAAAAGCAGAAGATGAACTCCACAGACTCCGGGAATTTTTTATAAAATGCTTAAAAGCACGTGTTCCAAATGCAGTCATTGAAGGTCACAATACGTCGGTCTGTCCTCACATAGCCGGTTTCCGCCTTCCCGGAATAGAGGGGCAGTACATAATGCTCACGCTGGACCGTTACGGAATTTGTGTGTCTACGGGAAGTGCCTGTCAGGTTGCCAAACAAGAAGCTTCCCATGTATTATCATCTATAGGGAAATCAGAACAAGAATCTCGTGAATTCGTCCGCCTGTCTGTTGGACTGTCAACGAGCAAGGAAGACCTTATCCGTGCGGTTGAGGTAATCTCAACCATTACAAAAAGAACGGAGGAAGATTCGGATGCCAAAAAAATGGCTCGGGGAAGAACGCAGAAACAAAATTCACACCATGCTTAA
- the nadB gene encoding L-aspartate oxidase: MRKLNVIILGSGLAALTAARELSVNCNVIIFTKTGRASSWKAQGGIAAAVNEDDVKHHAADTLYAGAGHGNERAVKTLVQDGVRAVHEWIKEGMSFDKELNGDFARCLEGAHSVRRILHAGGDQTGKRMMEHILSTCLTIDLFTDKKVVDLIINEGSCRGVTVKGRNGGIEHVFADAVVIATGGYGGLFDSSSADKSLAGEGSALAYRGGAELEDMEFTQFHPTLLWSENKSHGLISEAVRGEGAVLVNGKNERLMAWHPLKDLAPRDVVARTLYENVKKGIPVFLDIQCVTDMEKRFPTVSAICKRAGVDLYKGKIPVRPGAHFSIGGVRTDINGCTSVEGLYAAGEAACTGVHGANRLASNSLLETIVFGKRTASHIAATVRPRNINTSATRRADIKPLKFPEKEAVIKAVSHGAGIEKNPDDLKELIGFCETFQVKQHVHSLRENWKLKEVEVSNMLITAWLIATSSLIRTESRGSHYRSDCPVQNPEQWEGKKVIRHISEKLIRPCFTEGSTEYEPMDTETNA, translated from the coding sequence ATGCGGAAATTGAATGTGATTATACTGGGCAGTGGTCTGGCTGCTCTGACTGCTGCCAGGGAATTGTCTGTGAACTGTAATGTGATTATTTTCACAAAGACTGGGAGAGCAAGCTCCTGGAAAGCACAGGGAGGAATTGCGGCGGCGGTGAATGAGGATGATGTAAAACACCATGCAGCTGATACATTATATGCAGGCGCGGGTCATGGGAATGAAAGAGCTGTGAAGACCCTTGTCCAGGACGGTGTCAGGGCTGTTCACGAATGGATTAAAGAAGGGATGTCGTTTGATAAAGAATTAAACGGAGACTTTGCCCGGTGCCTTGAAGGTGCTCATTCGGTGCGCCGTATTCTTCATGCCGGTGGAGACCAGACGGGTAAGCGGATGATGGAGCATATCCTGTCAACCTGCCTTACAATTGACCTTTTCACGGACAAGAAGGTCGTTGATCTGATCATAAATGAAGGGTCTTGCAGAGGGGTTACGGTCAAAGGGCGTAATGGAGGGATTGAGCATGTCTTTGCCGACGCCGTTGTAATTGCAACCGGGGGGTATGGAGGGCTGTTTGACTCTTCCTCTGCAGACAAATCCCTTGCAGGTGAAGGTTCAGCCCTTGCCTACAGGGGAGGAGCTGAACTGGAAGATATGGAGTTTACGCAGTTTCATCCAACACTGCTCTGGTCAGAAAATAAAAGTCACGGGCTTATTTCAGAAGCTGTAAGAGGAGAAGGGGCTGTGCTGGTAAATGGGAAAAACGAGCGCTTAATGGCTTGGCATCCGTTAAAAGACCTGGCTCCCAGAGATGTAGTTGCCCGTACACTCTATGAAAATGTGAAAAAAGGCATTCCTGTTTTTCTCGATATTCAATGCGTAACTGATATGGAAAAACGGTTTCCAACCGTAAGTGCAATTTGTAAAAGAGCTGGTGTGGATTTATATAAAGGTAAAATACCAGTCAGGCCAGGGGCCCATTTCTCAATAGGCGGAGTCCGAACAGATATAAACGGCTGTACGTCTGTAGAAGGGCTATACGCGGCAGGAGAAGCAGCTTGTACCGGGGTTCACGGGGCAAACCGGCTTGCGAGCAATTCTCTGCTGGAAACGATTGTGTTTGGAAAAAGAACTGCATCGCATATTGCTGCTACGGTCCGTCCCCGGAATATTAACACTTCAGCTACCCGTAGAGCAGACATAAAACCCTTGAAATTTCCCGAAAAGGAAGCTGTTATCAAAGCAGTATCACACGGGGCAGGGATTGAAAAAAATCCAGATGACCTTAAGGAACTCATAGGTTTTTGTGAGACGTTTCAAGTGAAACAGCATGTACATAGCCTGAGGGAAAATTGGAAGTTAAAAGAGGTTGAAGTGAGTAATATGCTCATTACAGCCTGGCTCATCGCCACATCATCTCTGATCCGGACTGAATCCAGAGGCAGTCATTATCGAAGCGACTGCCCCGTGCAGAATCCGGAGCAGTGGGAAGGAAAGAAAGTCATACGTCACATCAGTGAAAAGCTGATCAGACCTTGTTTTACAGAAGGGAGTACCGAATATGAACCAATGGATACTGAAACCAATGCTTG